Part of the Cytophagia bacterium CHB2 genome, CCCAGGGTTTTGGCGCTCTCCTGCAAGTACGAATGCCAATCGATTTCCGCCAGATTCAGCGCGCGCGCCAGCGGGGAATCCAGGAATTTTCCAAAAAAGCTGGTCTCGCCCTGCGCAATGATTCTTTGAATTTCGGTTTGCGCCGTCTGAAAAAAGGCAATGGCTTCCTGCGCCACCATGGCCGCGAGCACATAAACCGGAATGAGCAGGCCTAGCAATAAAATGGCGCAACAAGCCAGCGAGCTGATGCCGGGCCGGCCTTTGAAGACGCCGAGCAGCCGCTCATAAA contains:
- a CDS encoding AI-2E family transporter; amino-acid sequence: MNMPAGSSPSADERKLAFRKLKAEKFSRHFLLIVLVATMVVFYNVVSIFIVPVLLAAVFSALFFPFYERLLGVFKGRPGISSLACCAILLLGLLIPVYVLAAMVAQEAIAFFQTAQTEIQRIIAQGETSFFGKFLDSPLARALNLAEIDWHSYLQESAKTLG